Genomic window (Phragmites australis chromosome 21, lpPhrAust1.1, whole genome shotgun sequence):
CGGTGGCCACCCTGACACACTGGACAAGACCGACGCTGCAGCTGATGACCGGCCTAGCTGTACATCCACTTGCCATAACAATCATGGCTACTTGCCGTAACAGTGACAACTTGTATTTCTATTAACCCCGTAGGGGTATGCTTGTACACTTACAGCCTGGAGGGCACTATAAATATAGTCCCTGGCCACCATGCCAAAGGGAGATTTTTCTTATCATTCTAGGTGTATCCGTcgtctccacttcttctctaagtttGAGCCACTCCCGTGAGTTGGCTCTTGCCACACCTTGGTCGTGGAAGTTATTTTCTTCCCCcaacatatattatatatctaAGTACAAGACCTTATCAAAGTGCAACTTTATCTTGAGAAAAGAGAAGTCAAGTGAGCTAGTTATTCTATTATTTCTGGCCGGACATGAGAAAGACTAAGTGAATGATTCAAGAAATTAGGCCCAGTTGAGTGCTGAAAGCAACTGGCCAGTACGGAAATCAACTGAATATTTTTTTCCATTGTTTTGTCCAAGATGAATTGGTGATAGATAAGGACACTGAGTGGATCATCCgggagaagaaaaacaagaagcaGTTGTAGCTAGTCAGGTTAGCCAAGCCATGGTAACCGTAGGCGTCCTCATCCTGCTCCTCCTACTCACTGGCCTCACGCTGTTCCCAGCGGCCGCCGATGTATTCTGCGACAATCTTAAGCTCGTCGCCACCACCCTCCCGAAGAACACCTGCTCGTGCCCCGTACACTTTACCACCACCACCTTGGGCCAAGCTCCCGAGGTCATCTATACTCTCTCGCTCTGCCGCGGCGACGTCCTCAACAAAAACCGGTTTGAAAAATCCGGTTTATTGGATTTTTCGGTTTTACCAGAGTGGACCGATAAAAAACCAAGCCGGTCAAAAAATTTTGGCCGAATTTGAAAAACCAGGCAAAAAACCGTGCCTCGACGAAACTTTATCCCAAAAACCCAATTCCCTGTCCCGTGACCGTGAGTCGTGACCCGTGTCTCAAAAACTAGTCTGACTCGATGGCTTCCTCGTCCTCGCCGACGCGCACGACTTCCTCATCCTCGAGCTCAAACGCCACGCAGCCGAGGTCCAGGCTGCGCTCCAGTCATGCGACCAGTCCTGGCTCTCCTCCACGGTCCGCGCCCAGCGCCACGCCGAGAAGGAGCTCACCCGCCTCGCTTCGGACTAAACGTCCGCGCGGCCGCCAAGTTCCCCAAAGTGGTTGGCCCCGCGGCCAGCGCCATGGAGGTCGAGGTGTCTGGTGTCCCAAATCTTCAGAAGTGTGGTAAATCAAACATCACACATGTTCTGTGCCTGTGCACATACATACATTCAATTTTCATATCAACCCAACAAACAAGGTTGTTTTGCTGTATACCCTTCTGTATATGCTGATGAAATACATGTAGAATTGACCTCGTAGCTAAAACACTTTTTGGGAAAGGACCTTGCAGTTAAAAGATTAACCTATAGGTATAATTGTCTCATGGTTGCCTAATACACACGGATTTGGAAACTATATCCTTCTGTTAAAGCTGGGTAAACAATCCTTGTCTAACAAAGATGCCAAAGCAAAACTGCAAGAACAGCAGGGCAGACAGGTGTTGTCTAATTTGCCAAGATGTCAAGACAATTCAATATGCTTGCAGTATGTGTACACACCATACAAAAACAAACCAATTTAGTACTATCAATATGTGAACAAATTCTAACCAGCCTCTTGAAACCTGCTGAGACCACTTCTTAAGCTTCAGTTTATTTGTTTGTACTGCAGTGTGACCTATCATTAAATGGTTACAGTTTGTTTTGATGTAAAATTTTGCTTGAACTAGTATGTTTTTATATCCACAAATATGCAAATATAACCCTCTTTTAGGACTTAAACATGTCTTTAGTTGAAGAGCACAGGCATTAAATCTATCTAATGTGCTATGGATTTATGATATTATCTCATTTCTTTGTTGTTATATACAATTTGTGGTGATTAATTGATTAGGGATAATTCCTAGCTAATTCAtgtcaaatttttttgaattttttaaatttgattgaatttgattATAATAAATCTGATATATCCTATATATATCATGTTTACCGGTGACCctagtaaattttatttaccagTAACGAAAACCCTGgtcaccaacaccatcaacaaAATATTCAATTGGACGCTGCCGGAGCAGCAGCAGTGCTACAAGGCCGCTTACTACTATGGTGACCCTTGTATTGTTCTCTACTCCGTTTActtcgtcgacaacatcctcacGCCTCCGATATCATGGCAGAAAATGGCGATGACACGCCCTACCCCAAGTGGAACATCAAGAACATAACCGGCGATGCCGACAACGTCCGCCTCATCGTCGTCCTCATCCACGAGCTGCTGGTGGAGACAGTGGAAAGGGAGGCCAGCGCGGCACCGAGGAGGTTTCCCCGTGGGCGTCATGGACAGCGGCACGACCTTCCCAATGGTGTACTCTCTAGCCCAGTGCACGCCGGACCTGTCCGCCAGCGACTGCTTGGCGTGCCTCCATCGTCATCTCGGCATGGTCAACTCCACCATGTCCCTGCGGATGGGAGCACAGATCCATGTCATACGGTGTTATTTCAGGTACGAGGCATATCTGTTCTACAACGGCCAACCCACGCTACGTCTTGGGTTGCCATCGGCACCGGTGGCAGCTCCAACTCCGACCACAGTGGCGAAACGCAA
Coding sequences:
- the LOC133903259 gene encoding uncharacterized protein LOC133903259, translated to MRPVLALLHGPRPAPRREGAHPPRFGLNVRAAAKFPKVVGPAASAMEVEVSGVPNLQKCENGDDTPYPKWNIKNITGDADNVRLIVVLIHELLVETVEREASAAPRRFPRGRHGQRHDLPNGVLSSPVHAGPVRQRLLGVPPSSSRHGQLHHVPADGSTDPCHTVLFQVRGISVLQRPTHATSWVAIGTGGSSNSDHSGETQKAYEQALGNSHGCNSCCGSSISLLHLLQKRSDADQTNIKYRSLHYKWRAAGGTPSD